One Clostridium estertheticum DNA segment encodes these proteins:
- a CDS encoding (2Fe-2S)-binding protein, translating to MAGNRMICITNSVDYSTIRKAMCEGTRTVEELVKKTGVCTTCEGCKSELAQILSSVCGCKKISLKTVIDSVKNGADTVEKVSEATGAGTGENCGRCKSLIANIIELGR from the coding sequence ATGGCAGGAAACCGAATGATTTGTATTACAAATAGTGTTGATTACTCAACAATTAGAAAGGCAATGTGTGAAGGTACAAGAACAGTAGAAGAATTAGTTAAAAAGACAGGGGTTTGCACTACTTGCGAAGGATGCAAAAGTGAGCTTGCGCAAATCCTTTCTTCTGTTTGTGGTTGCAAGAAAATTTCACTTAAAACTGTGATTGATTCCGTTAAAAATGGTGCTGATACTGTAGAAAAGGTTAGCGAAGCTACAGGAGCAGGTACAGGAGAAAATTGCGGCAGATGTAAGTCACTTATTGCGAATATAATTGAACTTGGTAGATAA